The window CGCGGTCGTAGTCTTGGATCTGTTGGCGGATGATGTCAGAGATTTCTTCCGGTCGAATTTGCATGTCGTTTTCCTTCTAAAAATCTTTCAAAGTCTAAGCCACCGCCTCCGCGGTCAGGGTCTCCTTCAGGCGCTCCAGCTCGCCCTGCAGCGAGGCGTCGAAGACGCGGTCCTGCACCCGCACCACCAGGCCGCCCAGGATCTTGGGGTCGACCTTGGCCTCGAGTAGGACCTCTTGCTTGAGGGATTTTTCGAGGATGGCCTTGAGCTTGCCTTCCACCGCCCCCAGGGGGCCGGCGCTGGTGACCTGGACGCGGACCCGGCCCTTTTGCTCGTCGGCCAGGTCGCGGAACAGGAGGACGAGGAGCGGCAGCTCCGGGATGCGCTCGTTGTCGATCAGGACGTGAACGAGATTTCCCACCGTGGGATGGATGCCCAGCTTGGGCACCAGGGCGTTGAAGATGGCCTTCTTCTTGGAAGGCGGCACCACCGGCGAGGCCATCGCGGACTGCAGGGCGGGATTCTCCCCGAAGGCGCGGGATAAGGCCTCGAGCTGGGCCTGGAACTCGTCGATCTTCCCCTGCTCTTGGGCGACCTGAAGCAAGGCCGTGGCATAGCGTTTGGCGATGGATCCCTGCCTCATGCCAATTTCTCCATCTTTTGAAGGTATTGCTCGACCAAGCGGCCCTGGTCTTCGGGGGTCATATTCTTGCGGATCAGCTCGCCGGCCAGCTCGGTGGCCAGGTTGACGGCCTCGCGTTTCAGCTCTTCCTTGGCCTTGCGCAGCTCCTGCTGGAGCATCCGCTCGCTGTTGCCCTTCAGGGTGGCGACCTGCTGGGTGGCAGTCTCGACGATGCGGCGCCGCTCGAGCTCCCCGTCTTTTTGCAAGGAGACGACCAAGTCGTTCATCTCCTTCTCGATGGATTTGAGTCGGGCCTCGTATTCGGCGTACTTCTTTTCGGCGTTGGCCTTCAGGTCGCGGGCCTGTTGGATATTGGTGCGGATCAGGGTGGCTCGGCTGGCGAAGAAGTCCTTGGCCGGCTTGCGCAGGAAATAAAGGAGAATGCCGGCCAAAATGAGAAAATTAATGCTCCAATAGACCAGGGCCATGGAGGGCCCGTCATGACCGCCCTCGGAGGCGGCCCAAAGGGGGCCGGAGGCCAGGGCGAGGGATATTGCGTACAGGCTGGCAAGGAGGCGTCGCATCAGGAGGCCACCTTTCGTCCCAGGAGCTTCTCGGCCATCTCGCGCGAGAGGTCGCGGGAGAGACTGCGTAGCTTGAGCTGGGCCTCTTTAGATTGTTGGGAGATCTCGGCGCGGGCCTTCTCGAGGGCGGCCTCGAGCTCTTGATGGGCCTTCGCCGCCAAGGCGCCGGCCTCGCCTTCGCCCTCTTTCTTGGCCTTGTCGCGGAGGGCCACGCCCTTCAGGCGGGCCTCCTGAATCTTCTGTTGATGGGTCTCCACCATCGCCTGGGTCTTCTCGTTGAGGACCTGGGCCTCGTGCTCGGCCCCGAGGGTCAGGGCCTTGCGCCGGTCGAGGAGGCGAAGGATGGGGCGAAAGACCAAAAAATTCAAGACGATGTAGGTGAACAGGAAGATCCCGATCTGGAAGAAAATCGTCTCGTTGGGCAAAAGTTCAACCATACACCGAACCTAGGGCTTCATCGTCTGCGATGAATGGAAATGTGGAGAAAATCCGCGCGACGTGAAAAAATCGCATGCGCAGGTACCATGCAGGACGAAACCTTGTCAAGGCAATGATCCGCCGCGGCGAAACGCACGCAAAATCCCGAAAGGACTTGGTTTATTGGATGAGACCCGTGGGGGATTTGGGTTGGGGAGAGCCTCTAGACGACCGGCGACGGCGCCAGCTCGAAGACGCGCCCGCCGGCCTCGCGGCCCATGCTGCAATTGCCCTCGAAAACCGCCCCCTCGCTGACCACTAGGCCGGGCGAGACGATGTCGCCCTTGACCACCGCGGGAGGGTGCATCTCGATGCGGCGCTTGGCGATGATGTTTCCCGTCACCTGCCCCTGGATGATCACGGTGTCGATCTCGATCTTGGCGTCGACCTCGGCGCCCTCGCCGATGATCAGGGTCCCCTCCGAGAAGACCTCACCGCGAAATTTGCCGTTGATCT of the Deltaproteobacteria bacterium PRO3 genome contains:
- a CDS encoding polymer-forming cytoskeletal protein → MTVLDKGAEFDGKLTFEGKVQINGKFRGEVFSEGTLIIGEGAEVDAKIEIDTVIIQGQVTGNIIAKRRIEMHPPAVVKGDIVSPGLVVSEGAVFEGNCSMGREAGGRVFELAPSPVV
- the atpH gene encoding ATP synthase F1 subunit delta, which codes for MRQGSIAKRYATALLQVAQEQGKIDEFQAQLEALSRAFGENPALQSAMASPVVPPSKKKAIFNALVPKLGIHPTVGNLVHVLIDNERIPELPLLVLLFRDLADEQKGRVRVQVTSAGPLGAVEGKLKAILEKSLKQEVLLEAKVDPKILGGLVVRVQDRVFDASLQGELERLKETLTAEAVA
- a CDS encoding ATP synthase F0 subunit B; the encoded protein is MRRLLASLYAISLALASGPLWAASEGGHDGPSMALVYWSINFLILAGILLYFLRKPAKDFFASRATLIRTNIQQARDLKANAEKKYAEYEARLKSIEKEMNDLVVSLQKDGELERRRIVETATQQVATLKGNSERMLQQELRKAKEELKREAVNLATELAGELIRKNMTPEDQGRLVEQYLQKMEKLA
- a CDS encoding ATP synthase F0 subunit B, producing MVELLPNETIFFQIGIFLFTYIVLNFLVFRPILRLLDRRKALTLGAEHEAQVLNEKTQAMVETHQQKIQEARLKGVALRDKAKKEGEGEAGALAAKAHQELEAALEKARAEISQQSKEAQLKLRSLSRDLSREMAEKLLGRKVAS